The following coding sequences lie in one Lolium perenne isolate Kyuss_39 chromosome 2, Kyuss_2.0, whole genome shotgun sequence genomic window:
- the LOC127335224 gene encoding uncharacterized protein, whose product MLSSEHPSDASCSSKSVPGGVGAHPAASSPASTTNTPSPAREESPDLVQRCPAFSIRDYAFDSRSKGIKRSWPFRPQSLELCLKRGVKDLLPPFEPPDLLRSKSFYTCTDFEQSAACSEADAFVGLVKITEDVLSNVNTTGINFQSGQLADESLGPSEYTPPEDRKTATNRGGNTNEPGHSNEVIQADKEDNICTKAIRQIEVARPPCRLKNLGSSCETSEKKGKLLVKSGSMKNIRQTKDVLSNSSSVLDPNASKTCPVCRVFSSTSNTTLNAHIDQCLYAVSNTELVVETVSVKPKVKQMKKQLMVDIYKTALPYTLEDLDKRNGTNWAVELSVPTVNKEVSKKNRSPKVVPSEARDAERDQDVYVDSNGIKIRILSKSIGAPVVLRDDISLKKVAKHETGKSMNKKFKVHGKKRNRLNHLKSQVGDIHDDTSEEELAMHTRKPTESTSCGGSETIRRWVCSKRSDITKSSSTMLNSKASDGMKPVKKLARSCLLGFDDSRITESYTKVFSSRSTEEIGTTSEINDDECGNGSSRLLGSIPRWSSENPSSSSAFPKVPRSAATLAKRKIKEIGRREASKSSKYDTVRRISTMAKSSEACLSVSIKGLSNEPKRTTSTSKVLRKHRSLLRTRKREFSPSLSGLVPGFGQEHELVHRHLNNKLSVTNNGTFKKLTKHTQEDTTDETDVPALRQGDGQYDMAKQTAITHATQVQCTSVSRNTQEDCCSAICSGPLSPENSKTAGEVLAKCGLSVEDPCSTEQSTHHNHSSKIVAINAMEEWQIDPASAKKSRICFTSNQDMGLATPQDNSSVTSTREDSNQDHGFSAFDRDSSNSPVSVASTISSPIALKDSRIEESGPGPSAISVRTVEESMSGSSNQETKTMPPAREGEQLPNEKLYCCSCRESISREPHLDHESSTARSDTFTRKQVPQLHIGLRTSSSFSTYQRTDTKADPCLDTHDRPLTGKVSTESAMNFYATDCIRPSVQTPLPSPTSPMLRLMGKNLMVMNSQESRHPQAPSSDYMLRGNYMAPVGFVPPSYQHSDSAFIGGTPSVRSQQIPFQSVQPGNFVRPPMHGGFMTQPNHHSLDKPYTNLAPVMHHPNYMMKEVIMIYDNSQECRSEPQVSMLVPTGTYPTSVSGLNTSAPRPFYCHPSPVPILPRESFNGSMPVFRNTSPMVGVSTFSQRNQVRYSQPLHVTPSRVQTPEGYLNPPVYYPQDFR is encoded by the exons ATGCTATCCAGTGAGCACCCTTCAGACGCCTCATGCTCCTCCAAGTCTGTGCCCGGGGGTGTGGGTGCTCATCCAGCCGCGTCGTCCCCGGCCTCCACCACCAACACGCCGTCTCCGGCACGGGAGGAATCCCCAGATCTTGTCCAACGGTGCCCCGCCTTCTCCATAAG AGATTATGCTTTTGATTCGAGGAGCAAAGGCATCAAGAGAAGTTGGCCTTTCCGCCCACAGTCGCTGGAGCTTTGCTTAAAGCGCGGTGTTAAAGATCTACTGCCTCCATTTGAGCCTCCCGATTTGCTCCGATCAAAGTCTTTTTATACTTGCACAGACTTTGAGCAATCTGCTGCCTGCTCAGAAGCCGATGCTTTTGTTGGTTTGGTAAAGATTACAGAAGATGTTTTGTCAAATGTAAACACAACTGGTATCAACTTCCAGTCAGGTCAATTAGCAGATGAGTCACTTGGTCCATCTGAATACACACCACCAGAGGATAGGAAGACTGCTACTAACCGAGGTGGAAATACAAATGAACCAGGCCATAGTAATGAGGTTATACAAGCAGACAAGGAAGATAATATTTGCACCAAAGCAATTCGGCAGATAGAAGTTGCTCGACCCCCTTGTCGGTTGAAAAATCTTGGCTCGTCATGTGAGACTTCAGAAAAGAAGGGCAAGCTGCTAGTCAAATCAGGATCTATGAAAAATATCCGCCAGACAAAAGATGTATTATCTAACTCTAGCTCGGTTCTGGACCCAAATGCTTCGAAAACCTGTCCTGTTTGCAGAGTGTTCTCTTCCACATCAAATACCACTTTGAACGCACACATAGATCAGTGTCTTTATGCTGTGTCCAATACTGAGCTAGTAGTAGAGACAGTTAGTGTGAAGCCAAAAGTGAAGCAGATGAAGAAGCAATTGATGGTGGACATTTACAAGACAGCCCTTCCGTACACACTTGAGGACCTTGATAAGAGAAATGGGACTAACTGGGCTGTTGAATTGTCTGTGCCAACCGTGAACAAGGAGGTTTCCAAGAAGAACCGAAGCCCAAAAGTGGTACCATCTGAAGCAAGAGACGCTGAACGAGATCAAGATGTTTATGTTGATTCAAATGGCATAAAGATCAGGATTTTATCCAAGTCTATTGGTGCACCTGTGGTGTTGAGGGATGATATTAGTTTAAAGAAAGTTGCAAAGCACGAGACTGGAAAAAGTATGAATAAAAAGTTCAAGGTACATGGAAAGAAGCGCAACAGACTAAACCATTTGAAATCCCAG GTTGGAGATATCCATGATGACACCTCCGAGGAGGAGCTGGCCATGCATACACGGAAACCTACTGAAAGCACCAGTTGCGGTGGTTCAGAAACTATTAGGCGATGGGTGTGCTCCAAACGCTCAGATATCACTAAGAGTTCTAGCACAATGCTTAATAGTAAAGCATCAGATGGTATGAAACCTGTAAAGAAATTGGCCAGGAGCTGCTTGCTTGGCTTTGATGATTCTCGAATTACAGAAAGTTATACTAAGGTGTTTTCTTCACGGTCAACAGAAGAGATAGGCACCACTTCGGAAATCAATGATGATGAATGTGGAAATGGTTCTTCAAGATTACTCGGATCAATTCCTAGATGGTCATCAGAAAATCCTTCATCCAGCAGTGCCTTTCCAAAAGTACCTAGATCAGCTGCTACTCTTGCAAAAAGAAAAATTAAGGAGATTGGAAGAAGAGAAGCTTCTAAGTCTAGTAAGTATGATACAGTGAGGAGGATTTCTACCATGGCAAAAAGCTCTGAAGCTTGTCTTTCTGTCTCCATTAAAGGACTGAGTAATGAACCAAAGAGGACAACGTCTACATCCAAGGTGTTAAGAAAGCATAGATCTCTATTGAGGACTCGCAAACGTGAATTTTCACCTTCTCTAAGTGGGCTAGTTCCTGGTTTCGGTCAAGAGCATGAACTTGTTCACAGACATCTAAACAATAAATTAAGTGTTACTAATAATGGCACCTTTAAGAAGCTTACAAAGCATACACAAGAAGATACCACAGATGAGACTGATGTTCCAGCATTGAGGCAAGGGGATGGTCAGTATGATATGGCAAAACAAACAGCAATTACACATGCAACTCAAGTGCAATGTACTTCAGTCTCCAGAAATACTCAGGAGGACTGTTGCAGTGCAATATGTAGTGGTCCTTTGAGTCCTGAAAACAGCAAGACGGCAGGTGAAGTCTTGGCAAAATGTGGTTTGTCAGTGGAGGATCCGTGCTCTACTGAGCaatcaacacatcataatcattcATCGAAGATCGTTGCCATTAATGCGATGGAGGAATGGCAAATAGACCCAGCTTCAGCTAAAAAATCTAGAATCTGCTTCACTAGCAACCAGGACATGGGTCTTGCAACTCCTCAGGATAACTCGTCAGTAACGTCGACCAGAGAAGACTCTAACCAAGATCATGGTTTTTCGGCATTTGACCGGGACTCATCCAATTCTCCCGTTTCGGTTGCCTCGACTATATCTTCTCCAATAGCTCTGAAGGACTCAAGAATTGAAGAGTCGGGACCAGGCCCATCCGCCATAAGTGTTAGGACAGTTGAAGAGAGCATGTCTGGGAGCTCAAATCAGGAAACGAAGACGATGCCTCCTGCAAGAGAAGGTGAACAGTTGCCTAATGAGAAACTGTACTGTTGCTCTTGTCGGGAGAGCATCTCCAGGGAGCCTCATTTAGACCATGAAAGTTCAACTGCCAGATCAGACACTTTTACTAGAAAACAGGTTCCACAGTTGCACATTGGTTTGCGGACATCATCGTCTTTCAGCACATACCAAAGAACAGATACAAAGGCAGACCCTTGCTTAGATACACATGATCGGCCATTAACTGGCAAGGTTTCAACTGAATCTGCCATGAACTTCTATGCGACAGATTGTATCAGACCATCAGTACAAACTCCGCTTCCATCACCGACAAGTCCTATGCTGAGACTGATGGGCAAGAACTTGATGGTGATGAACAGCCAGGAGAGTCGGCATCCTCAAGCTCCAAGTTCAGACTACATGCTGAGAGGGAATTACATGGCACCTGTTGGCTTCGTGCCTCCAAGCTACCAACATAGTGATTCAGCATTTATCGGCGGAACTCCATCAGTAAGGAGTCAACAAATTCCCTTTCAAAGTGTTCAACCTGGAAACTTTGTTCGGCCTCCAATGCATGGTGGTTTCATGACGCAACCTAATCATCATTCTCTGGATAAACCATACACAAACCTTGCTCCAGTCATGCATCACCCTAACTACATGATGAAAGAGGTTATCATGATTTATGATAATTCTCAAGAATGCAGAAGTGAGCCTCAAGTCAGCATGCTTGTTCCCACTGGAACCTATCCAACATCAGTCTCAGGTCTGAATACTTCGGCGCCGAGGCCATTTTACTGCCATCCATCACCAGTCCCAATTTTGCCAAGGGAGAGCTTTAATGGATCCATGCCTGTTTTCAGGAACACTAGCCCAATGGTTGGTGTTAGTACATTTAGTCAAAGAAATCAAGTCAGATATAGCCAACCCTTACATGTCACACCCTCTCGCGTCCAGACTCCAGAAGGTTACCTAAACCCGCCTGTCTATTATCCACAGGATTTCCGGTGA